A window of the bacterium genome harbors these coding sequences:
- a CDS encoding 3D domain-containing protein, which yields MMTIYLKRKWMLILIIFTFAIVGYAKSFVNVTIYVDNNFLQLKTNKNTVLDVLNSTNIGLDKNDIVRPGIETKLRNKMFIRVYRLAKEEIKEKKTIPYPTQYQYTSQLLLGKTLVKQYGKQGLKEIITQKTSIDGVNIKEKIIEEKILNKPVSCIIVKGTRRYVPPPLLNAKASIKKVLNMVATAYSDSKISCGKWAGCVTSIGLKARYGIIAVDPGVIPLRTKLYVEGYGYGIAGDTGSAIKGNRIDLCFNTHQEAIRYGKKNVKVYILE from the coding sequence ATGATGACGATTTATCTAAAAAGAAAATGGATGCTAATATTAATTATTTTCACATTTGCTATTGTTGGCTATGCAAAAAGTTTTGTCAATGTAACTATTTATGTTGATAATAATTTTCTACAACTAAAAACTAATAAAAATACAGTTCTGGATGTATTAAACTCTACTAACATTGGTTTGGATAAAAATGATATTGTTCGACCGGGGATTGAGACTAAATTACGAAATAAGATGTTTATTCGTGTTTATCGCCTGGCAAAAGAAGAAATAAAGGAGAAAAAAACTATCCCCTACCCTACCCAATATCAATACACCTCTCAACTTCTATTGGGTAAAACACTTGTGAAACAATATGGAAAACAAGGATTAAAAGAAATCATTACTCAAAAAACCTCTATTGATGGCGTCAATATAAAAGAAAAAATTATCGAAGAAAAGATTTTGAACAAACCTGTAAGTTGCATTATAGTTAAAGGAACAAGAAGATATGTGCCACCTCCTCTTCTAAATGCAAAAGCAAGTATAAAAAAAGTATTAAATATGGTTGCCACAGCTTATTCTGATTCTAAAATATCCTGCGGTAAATGGGCAGGGTGTGTAACCTCTATTGGATTAAAAGCAAGATATGGTATCATTGCGGTTGACCCAGGGGTTATCCCTTTGAGAACTAAATTATATGTTGAAGGATATGGCTATGGTATTGCGGGAGATACTGGCAGTGCCATTAAAGGAAATCGAATAGATTTATGTTTTAATACCCATCAGGAAGCAATAAGATATGGAAAAAAGAATGTAAAAGTTTATATCCTGGAATAA